The sequence below is a genomic window from Deltaproteobacteria bacterium.
CAAGGCTGTTTGTGACCCCTTTCGTGGACGCCATGGCCCGGGTCATGCGCGAGCGGGGGATGGATGAGCTATGGCGTTTTTTCAGCTACCACCGGACCTTCAATTACCCTCTGGCCGGTGAGTTCAGCTTTACCGCCCAGCTGGCGCGGGGCATCAACATCGCCTATGACTGGGGATTGGAAGTCGCGACATTGTCAGAGGTCTATCACCGGCTTATCCCCAGCAAAATCGCCCAGATCGATCTGGCCCGAAACTATGAGCACAAGCACCAGGATCTTTCTCCTGACGATACCAGCCGGGGACTTCACCGGATGGTCGTGGACATCGCCAAATTCTATTTGAATTACATGCGTTCCCACGGCGTTTCCCTGGATGATGCCTTTGTGGATATGATATTGCATACCTATTATCAGAACGTCCTTGTGTTTATAAAGAACTACAGCGACGATGCCGAAGTAAACGACCTCCATTTCGATCGTCACCAGGAAGAACTCACGGCGCAATATTTCAGAGGTTTCCTGTGGACCGCCTGGGAGCAGAGCAGAGGGCCGCGGGAGAGTACCCTCCTCCCCTCCTGGAACAGGGTTTTTTACAGTCTTCCGGAAATCGATCGCATCCTGCTGGAAGCGGTCGAAGCCGACAATGCCTGAACTTGGCCGGGATACGGCAAAACCTAATGGATACATCGTTAAAGGTTCTGTTTCTTTCCTCTGAAGTGGTCCCCTTTGCCAAAACCGGGGGCCTGGCCGATGTGGCCGGCGCCCTCCCCCTGGCCCTGAAACGCCACGGGGTGGACGTGAGGGTGGCCATGCCGCTGTACCGCAAAGTCAGAGAGGGCCGTTTTCCCCTTGTCCCGGCCCTGGATACCCTGGAGGTGCCCCTCGGGCCGGACATACTCAAGGCCTCTGTAAAACAAGTGGAAATGGGAAATGAGGTTCCGGTCTACCTCATCGAACGGGAAGACCTCTATGACCGGCCGAATCTGTACGGAAACGCCTCAGGGGATTATTACGACAACCTGGAGCGATTCGCCTTTTTTTCCCATGCCGCTTTGGGAACCGCTGAAGCCCTCTCCTTCAAACCCGACGTGATCCATTGCCACGACTGGCAGACAGGGCTTGTCCCGGCCCTGGTTAAGGGACCCTACTGGGACCACCCGATGTTCTCGGGCATTCCTTCCGTGTTCACCATCCACAATATGGGATACCAGGGGATCTTTCCCCCCGGAAAGCTCCCGATGACCATGCTCTCCGGAACGGATTTTTTCCATATGGGAGGACTGGAATTCTGGGGGAACATCAGCCTGCTCAAGGCGGGCATTATGTATTCCGAGGCCGTGACCACGGTGAGCCCCACCTATGCCGGCGAAATCCAGACAAAGGAATATGGGATGGGGATGGAGGGAATCCTTCGCGACCGCGGCCACGCCCTCCACGGGGTTCTCAACGGGATCGACTACCGCATCTGGGACCCGTCCCATGATCAGCACCTCCCCGTCAACTACAGCCCTCAGGAAATGGCCGGAAAACGTCTCTGCAAGAACGCCCTGATAAAGGAGATGGGTCTGGAACCGTCTCTGGCAGACGCCCCCCTCCTGGGGATGATCTCCCGCCTGGATGCCCAGAAGGGACTCGACCTACTGGTGGAGATCCTGGACGATCTCCTCCGCCTGAACGTCGGGCTGGTGATCTTGGGTTCAGGCGATAAGGACATTCAAGAGGCCATCCTGGAAGCGGCCGGACGTCATCCCGGGCGGGTGGGACTCGAAATGGGATTCAACGAACCCCTCGCACACCGGATCATGGCCGGAGCCGACATATTTCTGATCCCGTCCCGGTACGAGCCCTGCGGCCTCACCCAGATGTATGCCCTGAAATACGGGACCGCACCGGTGGTGCGCGCAACCGGCGGGCTGGAGGATACCATCGTCTCTTTTGACAGGTCGTCCAAACATGGAAACGGGGTCAAGTTCGGCCTTTACAAGGCCGCTGCTTTCTTGAGCGCCATTCGAACGGCCATCGATCTGTACACGGATCCGGAGGATTGGAAAATACTCATGGCCAACGGGATGCAGGCGGACTTTTCATGGGACCGCTCAGCAAGGAGATACATCGAGATCTACCAATCCATCCGGAAACCCTGAAACGTAAGTGTGCCGCCCGATCACCTCTTTTTAACCTCTTCACCATGGCGCGTCGGTTACATGACATCCGTGAAAGAGGCTTAGCTTCCAAGCCTCGACTTCACGGTTTATCACCCCTCTTTTCAACGGTATTCGACCAGGGTCCGGAGATGTTTCTGTTGACATGTTCGACCTGACCGAATATGAAATCTTGAGACAAGCTTTCTTATCCGGCATCCTCCTTTCAACCCCAAAAAGAAAGAGGATCAACATGATCATCAGATATTCTAAACCCCCGTTATTCCAAAACTGTGGAGTACGGGGTGTTTTATTTTGTGGGCCGGGGGGTGAGATAAATGTGGATCCCATTGAAGGCGAGTTTTTCAACACAGAGGCGATCGCCAGCATAAGCGATGCGTTGGTGCGGGAAGCGATTCAGAATTGCCTGGATGCCTCGTTGGAAGAGGCCCGGTGACGGTGCGATTCAGCTTCAAGTCCGGGACCGAAAAAGCTGCGGAAAAGAATAAGCACCGTTACCTGTCTAGCCTCGGGACGCATCTTGAGGCCAAGCACTCGGGCCTGCAGAACCTTCCGTCTCCTGACGAGGCACCTGACTCTATCTTGATCGAGGATTTCGGTACGCGGGCGCTTCAAGGCGACATCTATCAGTTCGGCGACCTGAATGAAAACGAAAAAAGGAATATCTTTACAGTATGACCGGCGACCAGATCCTTCAATTGCTGCCCAGCGAATTCGACCGCTGGCGCAACGCGTAGGATATATTGCAACCCGTCTGCATGTGTTAAGAAACAAGGAGTCGTATGCCACAGATATTTGACAATATGAAAAAACAGCTCCTCTGCTTCAGGGGTTTGTGGGGAATGCTGGCCCCCAGATCGGGGGGACAGGCATGAGGCCACAATGTTATATCATTGCAGGACCCAACGGCGCAGGAAAAACAACGTTTGCCCTTGAATTTTTGCCGCGGTTTGTCCGATGCCTCAACTTCATCAACCCTGACCTCATTGCTCAGGGCATCTCGCCTCTCGATCCATCTCGTTCCATGACAAGGGCCGGCCGGCTGGTCTTGGAAGAGATTCGACGCAATGTGTCCCGTCGCGAAGATTTCGCATTTGAGACAACCCTGGCAGGCCGCACCTATTATCGGCAAATCAACGGGATGAAGGAAAGTGGATATGAAATACGAATATTTTACCTCTGGGTGCCAAATGTAGAACTGGCGCTCTCGCGCATACATGGGAGGGTTGAGGCCGGGGGGCATCCTGTTCCGGAAATAGATGTTCGACGTCGCTACAAAAGGAGCCTTGACAACCTGTTCCACATGTATCGGCAGTTGACAAGCAGCTTGTATTTCTTTGACAATTCCGGCGAGGCACCCATCATGATCTTTAAGGAAGAAGAAGGAGATATAGAAGTGTTCGATGAGAGCCGTTATCGAGAGATGCTGGGAGGGGCTATGCCATGACATCTCATGAATTCCCTATTGAGAAGCTCGGAGATATGGCCCTCACGGCCCTGCGCCAGGCTGTGGCCAGGGTGATGGAAGATCATCGGCGCCGGGGCAAACCGGTGGCCATCTGGAAAGACGGCCGTGTGGTCTGGAAAATCCCTGATCCTCAGGGCGAAGTCCAGGAGTCTCCTGGCCTTTATGAGCCAGGGGCCGCCCGCCATGATCCAGGTCAGAACAGCGCAGGCAGAAAAGGTTAGGCCCAGGAAATTCATTTATAGTGGTGAAAGGCATAAAGGCATGGACGTCGCTTGCAGGTCCGCCATCGGTCAACAACGTCAGGAAAATCACCATAGACACATTATGGGGCCAAGGGGCTCGTGAAGAGAGGTCTGGAAAACACGCAAAGGTGAAGAGTGACATGGGACCACCCCGACAGGGTGATAGAGCCGCCTTGAGAAGTCGATTCTCTCTCTGCGCGGCCAGAGGGTGATTCTCGATGCGGATCTCGCGGCCCTCTATGGCGTGACCACAAAAAGGCTCAATGAACAGGTGAGGCGAAACCGGGATCGATTTCCCGAGGATTTTATATTCCGTTTGGCCCCTGAGGAAAAGGCAGAGGTGGTCGCAAATTGCGACCACCTTTCGAGGATCAAATTCTCGGCTGTTTTGCCTGATGCATTTACAGAGCACGGGGCAATCATGGCAGCCAGTGTCCTCAACACCCCCAGGGCCATCCAGGCGAGTGTTTATGTTGTTCGCGCATTCGTGAGGCTGCGTGAAATGCTGGCAGGGCACAAAGAACTCGCCGTCAAACTTAATCAACTTGAGTCTCATCTCAAAGATCACGATGAACAGATTCAGATGATTTTCGATGCCATCCGGCAACTCATGGCGCCGCCCGATCCCCCGAGAAAACGGATAGGTTTTGAAGTCGATGAGCCGAAAGCGAGATATGGCAAAAAAGGTAAAGAGTGAACAGTTATATCTCTGAGGAAGCCCTTTCTTTCGGCAACCTGGTGGCCGGCCGAGTGCGCTTCGGCCTGATCCGCTATTTCACCCGCAAGGCCCAAGTGGCGGACTTTTCCAGCTTCGTGATTTTGGCGCCTTTAGGGGACGAAAAACGCATTTTTCTGAAAAAAAGTTCCTGCGCTGTGACCGTATATGACAATCGCCCATGTTAAGGTATTCTAACCAGGAGGCAGGGAGTCGGGGATCAGGAGTCAGGGGTCGGAGGTCAGAGAACCGAGGACAGATGGCGGAGGGTAGGTTGGGTAGAGCGGAGCGAAACCCAACAAACCGGGGACCAGTATCGGGTATCCAGTATCGAGTATTCAGCAACCAGAACATGTTGACTTTCATTAGGTTTTTTTATAAACGATAGGTGGTAATCATGCCAATCGCTCTTATTCTCCTTTCAACCCTGTGAGAGGAAAGAAAATTGGAAATGATCCCTGAACGCCGGGAAACCCCGTTACTCCATCAAAGGAGAACGGGGCTTTGTGTTTTTGCGGCCCACTCAAGAATTGAAAATGCGGATTTTGGAAAGTAAGTAATGTTGATGTTTTCCGAGAATAAAGAGAAATGGCAACCAATTCCCAAGTGGGCTCAATTCCTTATCAATTTTGGCTTTCAATGGCAGGAGGTTGGGCTGGGTTATAGGAGAATCGCACTTGTTTCGATGCCGTGTGACTCAGCAGCAGCCGGTTTGATTGCACTTGGCGCTCTCATAAGGGATTTAGGAAATCCGAAGGCTAATAACGTCGATGGCCATTATGATGCACTACTAAGATATGCTCAACAGTATCTGCAAAGCTGCCGCAATTGTCCCCAGCCCTGCAATCCCAAAAAAGCGAG
It includes:
- a CDS encoding glycosyl transferase; this encodes MGDFHQEGIITTLHSLYEAFDPDIYLENLERKLERYARHTRISLLLPSLYAEIENPEVLDRILDEIQEVRYLHNVVVALGGASEESRFQRAKEYFGRLRTPGRDVKIIWVDGPRIQQIFRDLQQKEISTGIEGKGQSVWVTLGYLIARGDSDVIALHDCDIVTYNRMLLGRLIEPTANPNSDFEFCKGYYPRISPTEQIMNGRVTRLFVTPFVDAMARVMRERGMDELWRFFSYHRTFNYPLAGEFSFTAQLARGINIAYDWGLEVATLSEVYHRLIPSKIAQIDLARNYEHKHQDLSPDDTSRGLHRMVVDIAKFYLNYMRSHGVSLDDAFVDMILHTYYQNVLVFIKNYSDDAEVNDLHFDRHQEELTAQYFRGFLWTAWEQSRGPRESTLLPSWNRVFYSLPEIDRILLEAVEADNA
- the glgA gene encoding glycogen synthase GlgA, which gives rise to MDTSLKVLFLSSEVVPFAKTGGLADVAGALPLALKRHGVDVRVAMPLYRKVREGRFPLVPALDTLEVPLGPDILKASVKQVEMGNEVPVYLIEREDLYDRPNLYGNASGDYYDNLERFAFFSHAALGTAEALSFKPDVIHCHDWQTGLVPALVKGPYWDHPMFSGIPSVFTIHNMGYQGIFPPGKLPMTMLSGTDFFHMGGLEFWGNISLLKAGIMYSEAVTTVSPTYAGEIQTKEYGMGMEGILRDRGHALHGVLNGIDYRIWDPSHDQHLPVNYSPQEMAGKRLCKNALIKEMGLEPSLADAPLLGMISRLDAQKGLDLLVEILDDLLRLNVGLVILGSGDKDIQEAILEAAGRHPGRVGLEMGFNEPLAHRIMAGADIFLIPSRYEPCGLTQMYALKYGTAPVVRATGGLEDTIVSFDRSSKHGNGVKFGLYKAAAFLSAIRTAIDLYTDPEDWKILMANGMQADFSWDRSARRYIEIYQSIRKP
- a CDS encoding zeta toxin family protein, encoding MRPQCYIIAGPNGAGKTTFALEFLPRFVRCLNFINPDLIAQGISPLDPSRSMTRAGRLVLEEIRRNVSRREDFAFETTLAGRTYYRQINGMKESGYEIRIFYLWVPNVELALSRIHGRVEAGGHPVPEIDVRRRYKRSLDNLFHMYRQLTSSLYFFDNSGEAPIMIFKEEEGDIEVFDESRYREMLGGAMP
- a CDS encoding ORF6N domain-containing protein, translated to MLSLRGQRVILDADLAALYGVTTKRLNEQVRRNRDRFPEDFIFRLAPEEKAEVVANCDHLSRIKFSAVLPDAFTEHGAIMAASVLNTPRAIQASVYVVRAFVRLREMLAGHKELAVKLNQLESHLKDHDEQIQMIFDAIRQLMAPPDPPRKRIGFEVDEPKARYGKKGKE